The following are from one region of the Halomonas qaidamensis genome:
- a CDS encoding ABC transporter ATP-binding protein: protein MAEPALSIRGLTKVYGNGFQALKGIDLDVQQGDFFALLGPNGAGKSTTLGVVCSLVQKSAGKVSIFGIDIDKDFAKAKYQLGVVPQEFNFNQFEKVIDIILAQAGYYGMTRKEALPRAKQLLTDLGLWDKRNGSARMLSGGMKRRLMIARALMHRPKLLILDEPTAGVDIELRRSMWEYMRRINRDEGTTIILTTHYLEEAESLCRNIAIINHGEIVRNTSVRKLLAELNTETFLLDLAAPVAQAPVIEGFEIQQIEPSQLALVIHRGQQLNDVFSALSEQGLTVVSMRNRANRLEEMFVSMVESSQQAIDQRERQEARA from the coding sequence ATGGCCGAACCGGCACTGTCTATCCGTGGCCTTACAAAAGTGTATGGCAACGGCTTTCAAGCGTTAAAAGGTATTGATTTAGACGTCCAGCAGGGCGATTTTTTTGCCTTGTTAGGACCCAACGGTGCGGGTAAGTCGACCACCCTGGGGGTGGTCTGCTCGCTAGTGCAGAAGTCGGCGGGTAAGGTGTCGATTTTTGGCATCGATATTGATAAAGACTTCGCCAAAGCCAAGTACCAGCTTGGCGTGGTGCCCCAGGAATTCAATTTCAATCAGTTTGAAAAGGTCATTGATATCATTCTGGCCCAGGCGGGCTACTACGGAATGACCCGCAAAGAAGCCTTGCCCCGTGCTAAACAACTGCTCACTGACCTTGGGTTATGGGACAAGCGCAACGGCAGTGCGCGTATGCTTTCTGGCGGTATGAAGCGTCGTTTGATGATCGCCCGTGCGCTAATGCACCGCCCAAAACTGCTGATTCTTGATGAGCCCACTGCAGGCGTGGATATCGAACTGCGCCGCAGTATGTGGGAATACATGCGGCGTATTAATCGCGATGAAGGCACCACCATTATTCTCACGACGCACTACCTCGAAGAAGCTGAGAGCCTGTGCCGCAATATTGCCATCATTAATCACGGCGAAATTGTGCGCAACACCAGCGTGCGCAAGCTGCTGGCAGAGCTAAATACTGAAACCTTCTTGCTCGACCTTGCCGCGCCGGTTGCGCAAGCTCCCGTTATTGAAGGGTTTGAAATTCAGCAGATCGAGCCTTCCCAGCTGGCGTTAGTGATTCATCGTGGTCAGCAGCTTAATGATGTGTTCAGTGCCTTAAGTGAGCAGGGACTAACCGTGGTTTCCATGCGCAACCGCGCCAACCGCTTAGAGGAGATGTTTGTTTCCATGGTGGAAAGCAGTCAGCAAGCCATTGACCAGCGCGAGCGGCAGGAGGCGCGGGCATGA
- a CDS encoding ABC transporter permease, with translation MNATQTLIALWTLVLKEIKRFTRIWPQTLLPPSITMAMYFIIFGNLIGSRIGDMDGFSYMDFIVPGLIMMSVITNSYSNVASSFFSNKFQRSIEEMMVSPMPNWVILSGFILGGMARGLGVGLIVTLVSLFFTRLTVEHPLLTVLVVVLTSALFSIGGFINALFANKFDDISIVPTFILTPLTYLGGVFYSISMLPDFWQGVSMLNPILYMVNVFRYGFLGVSDIPVGWALAAIVAFITALFMVALAMLERGKGIRS, from the coding sequence ATGAATGCAACGCAAACCCTCATCGCGCTGTGGACCCTAGTACTTAAAGAGATTAAGCGCTTTACGCGGATTTGGCCGCAAACCTTGCTACCGCCGTCAATCACCATGGCGATGTATTTCATCATCTTCGGTAACTTAATTGGTTCGCGCATTGGCGATATGGACGGCTTCAGCTACATGGACTTCATCGTGCCAGGGCTGATTATGATGTCGGTGATCACCAACAGCTACTCCAACGTGGCGTCGAGCTTCTTTTCGAACAAGTTTCAGCGCTCTATTGAAGAGATGATGGTCTCACCCATGCCCAACTGGGTAATCTTATCGGGCTTTATTTTGGGTGGTATGGCCCGAGGCTTGGGCGTGGGGTTAATTGTCACGCTGGTATCGCTGTTCTTTACCCGTTTAACAGTTGAACATCCGCTACTCACGGTGTTGGTGGTAGTGCTTACTTCGGCGCTGTTTTCCATTGGCGGTTTTATTAATGCGTTATTTGCTAATAAATTCGATGATATTTCCATTGTGCCAACGTTTATTCTGACGCCACTAACGTATTTAGGCGGGGTGTTTTACTCGATTTCAATGCTGCCCGATTTCTGGCAGGGCGTCTCTATGCTTAACCCGATACTGTATATGGTGAACGTTTTCCGCTATGGCTTTTTGGGCGTTTCCGATATTCCAGTAGGCTGGGCACTGGCCGCCATTGTTGCCTTTATTACTGCTTTGTTTATGGTGGCGCTCGCTATGCTAGAGCGCGGCAAAGGCATACGCAGCTAA
- the queF gene encoding NADPH-dependent 7-cyano-7-deazaguanine reductase QueF (Catalyzes the NADPH-dependent reduction of 7-cyano-7-deazaguanine (preQ0) to 7-aminomethyl-7-deazaguanine (preQ1) in queuosine biosynthesis), translated as MANRPDTLEHAPLGRDSAYPEQYDAGLLYSIPRAANRAPLGIEDNNLPFVGEDEWHAFEVSWLNSRGKPIVAVARFRLPADSPNLIESKSWKLYLNSLNQTRFESQEAVQRVLVRDLAAAAGAAVSVALLGVDDSELNPQRLPGECLDDLDIDISDYTPSAAHLVVGEEIVEETLYSHLLKSNCPVTGQPDWGSVLIRYKGPKIDREGLLRYLIGYRQHQDFHEHCVEHIFTDLMQLKPEKLLVLARYVRRGGLDISPWRATPGLTPPSPLRLARQ; from the coding sequence ATGGCAAATCGCCCCGATACCTTAGAACACGCGCCCCTGGGGCGCGATTCCGCTTACCCAGAGCAGTATGACGCTGGGCTGTTGTATTCTATTCCCCGTGCGGCGAACCGTGCACCATTGGGCATTGAGGACAATAATCTGCCGTTTGTAGGGGAAGATGAGTGGCACGCGTTTGAGGTTTCTTGGCTGAACAGCCGTGGTAAACCCATTGTGGCGGTTGCCCGCTTTCGCCTGCCTGCTGATTCACCCAATCTGATTGAGTCCAAATCCTGGAAGCTCTATCTCAATAGCCTTAACCAAACGCGCTTTGAAAGCCAAGAAGCGGTGCAACGTGTGCTTGTTCGCGACTTAGCTGCCGCGGCGGGTGCTGCCGTGAGCGTAGCGCTATTGGGTGTAGACGACAGCGAGCTTAACCCGCAGCGTTTACCGGGCGAATGCCTGGATGACCTGGATATCGACATCAGCGACTACACCCCCAGCGCCGCGCATTTGGTGGTAGGCGAAGAGATCGTCGAAGAGACGCTGTACTCCCATCTGCTTAAATCTAACTGCCCGGTGACCGGTCAGCCCGACTGGGGCAGCGTATTAATTCGCTACAAAGGCCCTAAAATTGACCGGGAAGGGCTGCTGCGCTATCTCATCGGTTATCGACAGCACCAAGACTTTCACGAGCACTGTGTCGAGCATATTTTTACCGACCTGATGCAGCTCAAGCCTGAAAAGCTGCTGGTTTTGGCCCGCTATGTACGCCGTGGTGGGCTTGATATCAGCCCATGGCGTGCAACGCCTGGGCTAACGCCGCCCAGCCCTTTACGCCTAGCAAGGCAGTAA
- a CDS encoding nitroreductase family protein — MDALTLLHERSSMGKLTEPAPTADQLSALYQAALRAPDHKELRPWRFIEFSGEGRERLGELFAEAEFQEDPSASDDTLNSARKKPLRAPMIIAVIAKVTPDIPKVPKIEQVISAGCAAHGILLAAHALGLGAMWRSGKYAFDPVVRKGLSLDEDDEVVAFIYLGSLAGRHKPLPQHKVDDFVERWD, encoded by the coding sequence ATGGACGCACTCACGCTGCTTCACGAACGTAGCTCTATGGGGAAACTCACCGAGCCTGCGCCCACTGCTGACCAGCTCAGCGCCCTCTACCAAGCTGCGCTGCGCGCCCCAGACCATAAAGAGCTGCGCCCCTGGCGGTTTATTGAATTTAGCGGCGAAGGGCGCGAACGCTTGGGCGAGCTGTTCGCGGAAGCGGAGTTTCAAGAAGACCCCAGTGCTAGCGACGACACGCTCAATTCCGCGCGTAAAAAGCCGCTGCGTGCGCCGATGATTATTGCCGTGATTGCCAAGGTCACCCCAGATATTCCGAAAGTGCCGAAAATCGAGCAGGTGATTTCTGCCGGATGCGCCGCCCACGGCATTCTGCTGGCCGCCCACGCCTTAGGGTTGGGTGCCATGTGGCGCAGCGGCAAGTACGCCTTTGATCCTGTGGTGCGAAAAGGCCTATCGCTAGATGAAGATGACGAGGTAGTTGCTTTTATCTATCTGGGCAGCCTGGCAGGTCGCCATAAGCCGCTACCTCAGCACAAGGTGGACGACTTTGTAGAGCGTTGGGATTAA
- a CDS encoding thioesterase domain-containing protein, producing the protein MAQPRQPGVPYPRLPLPETQEDLVAFQQWLGEAIPMVGALGIQSVTQSAAQEGVALTWQLALSPNLNDKGTGFGGALTAQTTLQGWCWVTLWLRAQGRAQDVVVAEASQRFIAPVTSDYRIICTPSEPQGPEQLAEKLHTRGKGSIALTQQLYCGDTLCLEASGRYAVLAGA; encoded by the coding sequence ATGGCCCAGCCACGTCAGCCGGGAGTGCCTTACCCCCGTTTGCCACTCCCTGAGACCCAGGAAGACCTTGTCGCTTTTCAGCAGTGGCTAGGGGAAGCGATTCCCATGGTGGGCGCGCTGGGGATTCAAAGCGTGACCCAAAGCGCCGCCCAAGAGGGTGTCGCATTGACGTGGCAGCTGGCGCTTAGCCCGAACCTAAACGACAAAGGCACAGGCTTTGGCGGTGCGCTAACGGCACAAACCACGCTGCAGGGCTGGTGCTGGGTAACGCTATGGTTGCGTGCCCAGGGGCGGGCGCAAGATGTGGTGGTAGCCGAAGCCAGCCAGCGCTTTATTGCGCCAGTCACTAGCGACTACCGCATTATTTGCACCCCCAGCGAACCCCAAGGCCCAGAACAGCTAGCAGAAAAGTTGCACACGCGGGGGAAGGGCAGCATTGCACTCACTCAGCAGCTCTACTGTGGCGACACGCTCTGCTTGGAAGCGAGTGGGCGCTACGCCGTGTTAGCTGGTGCTTAA
- a CDS encoding HNH endonuclease, with the protein MSTFLLTWKPDEWGYEKLQERLEEYASGEVEQRWSCGSTKNIPVGSRVFLAKQGKGYKGIFGSGHVTKEPFEEPHFNEEKEKAGKTSLYVMVDFDLLYDPQSEIKIDRSELEAFHPKVWDSQGSGKIIPEEAASKLEELWLERTGGVEIPYADEFPEDSSVKEGATKRVLVNAYERNPEARERCIRKWGLSCAVCNFHFELFYGQLGKGYVHVHHLKPLSEIKEEYEISPEEDLRPVCPNCHSMLHRNKQVLSIEELRMLVRSYGGRVSR; encoded by the coding sequence ATGAGCACATTTCTCCTTACATGGAAGCCAGATGAATGGGGCTATGAGAAGCTCCAAGAGCGTTTGGAAGAATATGCGTCTGGCGAAGTCGAGCAACGTTGGAGTTGCGGTAGCACAAAGAATATTCCGGTGGGTTCGAGAGTATTTCTTGCCAAGCAAGGTAAAGGTTACAAAGGTATCTTTGGTTCAGGCCACGTAACGAAAGAACCGTTTGAAGAACCACACTTCAACGAAGAAAAGGAAAAAGCGGGTAAAACGTCGCTCTATGTAATGGTGGATTTCGATCTGCTATATGATCCGCAATCAGAAATAAAAATTGATCGTTCGGAACTGGAAGCTTTCCATCCGAAGGTTTGGGATTCTCAAGGCTCTGGAAAAATAATACCAGAAGAAGCAGCTTCAAAACTTGAAGAACTGTGGCTGGAAAGAACGGGGGGCGTGGAAATTCCTTATGCTGATGAATTTCCAGAAGATAGTTCAGTTAAAGAGGGTGCCACCAAGAGAGTGCTAGTTAACGCTTACGAGCGCAACCCCGAGGCCAGAGAGCGCTGCATCAGGAAATGGGGGCTAAGTTGTGCCGTGTGCAATTTCCATTTCGAGTTATTTTATGGGCAACTCGGCAAGGGTTATGTACACGTTCATCATCTGAAGCCTTTATCCGAAATAAAGGAAGAATACGAAATCAGCCCTGAGGAAGACCTGCGCCCGGTTTGTCCCAACTGTCATTCGATGCTTCATCGGAATAAGCAGGTTCTTTCCATTGAAGAGCTTCGAATGCTAGTGCGTTCCTATGGCGGTCGAGTAAGCAGGTAA
- a CDS encoding DUF3047 domain-containing protein: MARINRFKVVSAIVISLCSTPLLAGTALGQEIHFTPDQIMTWATRSFEGDTRYAVVEKSGRRVLEAESQGQASARYLEREIDLTKTPYLHWCWQVSNTYPGLNETTKSGDDYPARVYVAHKTGLLPWQVESVNYVWASAQPKGATWPNAFTQRAQLMALQSGEERVGDWVAEVRDVRADFTALFGSAPRHIDGLALMSDGDNAGVNATAWFTHLGFSSTNEAPSCPQ, from the coding sequence ATGGCTCGCATTAACCGTTTCAAAGTGGTATCAGCGATTGTCATTAGTCTATGCAGCACGCCACTATTAGCGGGCACGGCACTAGGTCAGGAAATACATTTCACCCCCGATCAAATCATGACCTGGGCGACTCGCAGCTTTGAAGGCGACACCCGCTATGCGGTTGTTGAAAAATCCGGGCGTCGGGTGCTAGAAGCGGAGTCTCAAGGACAAGCATCAGCGCGCTACCTTGAACGTGAAATTGACCTGACTAAAACCCCCTACCTGCACTGGTGCTGGCAAGTGAGCAACACCTACCCTGGTCTTAACGAAACCACCAAGTCAGGCGATGACTACCCCGCGCGCGTGTATGTCGCCCATAAAACCGGGCTGCTGCCTTGGCAAGTAGAGTCTGTGAACTATGTATGGGCCTCTGCTCAACCCAAAGGTGCCACATGGCCAAATGCCTTTACACAGCGGGCACAGCTGATGGCGCTACAGAGTGGTGAAGAGCGTGTAGGTGACTGGGTCGCAGAGGTGCGCGATGTACGCGCGGACTTCACTGCCCTGTTCGGCAGCGCCCCGCGCCATATTGATGGCCTTGCGTTAATGAGCGATGGCGATAATGCAGGTGTGAATGCAACCGCCTGGTTTACCCATTTAGGCTTCTCAAGCACTAACGAAGCCCCCTCCTGCCCGCAGTAA
- a CDS encoding zf-HC2 domain-containing protein — translation MIMCREATRLMSLKQDRTLTFRENTALRFHLSMCGACRACMRQFDLLHKIASHHPSLPNDATERGDHHGSH, via the coding sequence ATGATTATGTGCCGCGAAGCAACACGCTTAATGTCACTCAAGCAAGATAGAACGCTCACCTTTCGTGAAAACACCGCCCTACGGTTTCATCTTTCAATGTGCGGTGCCTGCCGCGCCTGCATGCGCCAATTCGACCTTTTACACAAAATTGCTAGTCACCACCCCTCTTTACCAAACGACGCGACTGAAAGGGGTGACCATCATGGCTCGCATTAA
- a CDS encoding sigma-70 family RNA polymerase sigma factor: MTDATHSTEQHIASLRPKLIAFARLQLRDSAAAEDTVQDTLVIALEKHQTFSGRSAFETWMFGILKNKILERFRHERRYFSWQEDELSDEDSFEKLFQENGRWQAASKPAHWGDPDQILENAAFWRVLDTCLLVLPDNIARVFTMREFMGLNTQEICEALTLSEANCWVILHRARLRLRACIEKGWLT, encoded by the coding sequence GTGACGGACGCTACGCACTCAACTGAACAGCATATCGCTTCACTGCGGCCCAAACTTATCGCCTTCGCGCGCTTACAATTGCGTGATAGCGCTGCCGCTGAAGACACGGTGCAAGATACGCTGGTCATCGCCCTAGAGAAGCACCAAACCTTCTCGGGGCGCTCGGCGTTTGAAACGTGGATGTTTGGCATTTTAAAAAATAAAATACTTGAGCGATTCCGCCATGAGCGGCGCTACTTCTCTTGGCAGGAAGATGAGCTAAGCGATGAAGATTCGTTTGAAAAACTGTTTCAAGAGAACGGCCGATGGCAAGCAGCGAGTAAACCCGCACACTGGGGCGACCCCGACCAAATACTCGAAAATGCCGCGTTTTGGCGTGTGCTCGACACCTGTTTACTCGTGCTACCCGATAACATTGCACGGGTCTTCACAATGCGTGAATTTATGGGGCTAAACACCCAAGAAATTTGTGAAGCGCTTACCCTTAGCGAAGCCAACTGCTGGGTGATCTTACACCGCGCGCGCTTGCGACTTCGTGCCTGTATTGAAAAAGGCTGGCTGACATAG
- a CDS encoding carboxymuconolactone decarboxylase family protein, whose product MTDFPLHTTATAPKDAQANLQAAEKKMGFLPNIFAKMAEAPALLDAYLTLDGIYANTSLSPVEQQAALLAISADNRCEFCVAAHTGGIKKAGADDEIIKDLRARTSPNDARLAAVTRFARHLNTQRGWAEQAELDAFLAAGFTQQQVLELVIACALKTLSNYTNHVAGTPLNEELKPLAWEAPAS is encoded by the coding sequence ATGACAGATTTTCCATTACATACCACGGCGACTGCGCCTAAAGACGCGCAAGCGAATCTACAAGCCGCTGAAAAGAAGATGGGCTTTCTGCCTAACATTTTTGCCAAAATGGCAGAAGCACCGGCGCTGCTCGACGCCTATCTAACGCTTGATGGTATTTATGCCAACACCAGCTTAAGCCCTGTCGAACAACAAGCGGCTTTGCTTGCCATCAGCGCTGATAACCGCTGCGAGTTTTGTGTAGCTGCGCATACCGGTGGCATTAAAAAGGCCGGTGCCGATGATGAAATCATCAAAGATTTACGCGCACGAACATCACCTAACGACGCTAGACTTGCCGCCGTTACGCGCTTTGCCCGTCATCTAAATACACAACGCGGCTGGGCGGAACAAGCAGAGCTAGATGCTTTTTTGGCGGCCGGTTTTACCCAACAGCAAGTGCTTGAGCTAGTTATCGCCTGCGCCCTAAAAACACTCTCCAACTACACCAATCACGTTGCTGGCACGCCGCTTAATGAAGAGCTTAAGCCCTTGGCCTGGGAAGCACCGGCGTCATAA
- a CDS encoding DUF302 domain-containing protein, with protein MNQFIKQSRHYLAALIVAGASSSFTQVSASESVDWPDEGWTVISSEKSYATLLDDLHQAVADVGMAVVTEAGPTEAAAERGEIIPGNRVVGVFRNDFAVAIIRESVPAMIEAPLRFYVTEDSSDSATLSWKIPSHVFAPYINQKTPTLADQAQALDALFQQIGESAVSP; from the coding sequence ATGAATCAATTTATTAAACAATCACGTCACTACCTTGCTGCGCTGATAGTGGCAGGAGCAAGTAGTTCGTTTACTCAGGTATCCGCGAGTGAATCTGTTGATTGGCCAGATGAAGGTTGGACAGTCATCTCGTCAGAGAAAAGTTACGCAACGCTACTTGATGATCTGCACCAAGCTGTTGCAGATGTGGGTATGGCAGTCGTGACAGAAGCGGGTCCTACCGAGGCCGCTGCAGAGCGCGGTGAAATCATCCCTGGCAATCGGGTTGTCGGTGTATTTCGTAATGATTTTGCCGTCGCAATCATTCGTGAAAGCGTACCAGCGATGATTGAAGCGCCACTTCGGTTTTACGTCACTGAGGATTCCTCCGACAGCGCGACACTATCATGGAAAATACCTAGCCATGTCTTTGCTCCTTACATCAACCAAAAAACGCCCACTTTAGCCGATCAAGCACAAGCGCTAGACGCACTCTTTCAACAAATTGGTGAAAGCGCTGTATCGCCTTAA
- a CDS encoding PqqD family peptide modification chaperone translates to MPTSANHPTNASTRFWLSGKRHNEQDHFFRHTLEAQGWKEGDEQEWQAAWVTGMPPKQAFKRTSPFIKMNHIPGNAALTVKSRLHASLSALQERTRHAFGTHHELVTRLDFFPHSYVMPHDYPALVEAASAHPDKKWILKPTNASKGQGVQVLSDPTTAPLAPNWLVQEYVANPHTIRGHKYVLRLYMLIAGIDPVRIYLYDQGFAKLASEPWDPNDIDNPFSQLTNPDINALNVDAEIPVEFIDLARYRCWLQEQGHDDEALFAKLHDLATLTALSAVDTMRERTREDGAHPLGCYELIGLDCLIDDQLKPWILECNLSPSLGICAKPEHGGVIEESVKGSLVQDMLSLVGLAPYDAPETFDAEALVAEQQRSGGFVALYPSASPENALAYLPYLGLPSLADYQLAPSHVKHAIAFRANGVSELIEDDQIALYHYKSGLYYQLNDSAALMWLLVSEGETIESLLDHLTAASGGQVDREQLATDLWATLTPWWQHGLLTVNHAPLADLNRAEKLNTQPTIWRGVFTLAQRRWSLSAPSGIVADQLARALAPLSVHEDADNDQYQPPESLHLLASANGYCLTTDSHVINSRLQLHDILPAIARYCMTQTARPGHVALDIALLSKPQQLIACVLPTPLTTQMLTALNAVANQHEFNLSRGAHLSMQAPTDLIPLNLPLTDSAWRPTNQQFCTAVVWLTPDTPEQQAPLSALSLLGALLAVAYEGKQGLSPEALQTLEAFCQQSQRSTLPLDKHGHQLDQWLFQHMLTPASHAAV, encoded by the coding sequence ATGCCTACCTCTGCTAACCACCCAACTAACGCATCAACAAGGTTTTGGCTAAGTGGTAAACGGCATAACGAGCAGGACCACTTTTTCCGCCACACCTTGGAAGCCCAAGGGTGGAAAGAAGGAGATGAGCAGGAGTGGCAGGCAGCTTGGGTGACGGGCATGCCACCCAAGCAAGCGTTTAAACGCACCTCTCCATTTATCAAAATGAACCATATTCCAGGCAATGCCGCTTTAACGGTGAAAAGCCGCTTACATGCTAGTTTAAGTGCTCTACAAGAAAGGACGCGTCACGCGTTTGGCACTCATCATGAGTTAGTGACACGGCTCGACTTCTTTCCTCACTCTTACGTAATGCCCCATGACTACCCCGCCTTGGTAGAAGCCGCATCCGCGCACCCCGATAAAAAGTGGATATTAAAGCCAACCAACGCCTCTAAAGGGCAAGGTGTTCAGGTGCTGAGCGACCCAACCACTGCCCCCCTGGCACCCAACTGGCTAGTGCAAGAGTACGTGGCTAACCCCCACACGATCCGCGGTCATAAGTATGTCTTGCGTCTATACATGTTGATTGCCGGGATAGATCCCGTACGGATTTATCTTTATGACCAAGGCTTTGCCAAGCTTGCCTCTGAGCCGTGGGACCCAAACGATATCGACAACCCGTTCAGCCAGCTAACTAACCCCGATATTAATGCGCTGAATGTTGATGCTGAGATCCCAGTAGAGTTTATCGACTTAGCGCGTTATCGCTGCTGGCTGCAAGAGCAAGGCCATGACGATGAAGCACTGTTCGCAAAGCTGCATGATCTAGCCACGTTAACAGCGCTTTCGGCGGTTGATACGATGCGTGAACGCACTCGCGAAGATGGCGCTCACCCTCTCGGCTGTTACGAGCTAATCGGCCTTGATTGTCTTATAGATGATCAGCTCAAACCTTGGATTCTTGAGTGTAATTTAAGCCCCTCGCTAGGCATCTGCGCTAAACCAGAACATGGTGGCGTGATTGAAGAGAGCGTTAAAGGGAGCTTAGTGCAAGACATGCTGTCACTCGTGGGGCTGGCCCCCTACGACGCGCCCGAGACATTTGATGCCGAAGCACTCGTTGCTGAACAACAGCGCTCCGGCGGTTTTGTGGCTCTCTACCCTTCGGCCTCCCCCGAAAACGCATTGGCTTATTTACCTTATTTAGGCCTGCCTAGCCTTGCAGATTATCAACTCGCGCCTTCTCATGTTAAACACGCCATTGCCTTTCGTGCTAATGGTGTTAGCGAACTTATTGAAGACGATCAGATAGCGCTTTATCACTACAAAAGCGGGCTGTATTACCAGCTAAACGATAGCGCTGCGCTCATGTGGTTATTGGTCAGCGAAGGCGAAACGATTGAAAGCTTACTAGATCACTTAACTGCCGCCAGCGGTGGGCAGGTTGATCGCGAGCAATTAGCCACCGACTTGTGGGCAACGCTTACTCCATGGTGGCAACATGGCTTGCTGACAGTGAATCACGCCCCTCTAGCAGATCTTAATCGTGCTGAAAAACTAAACACGCAGCCAACCATATGGCGTGGTGTGTTCACGCTTGCACAGCGCCGTTGGTCCTTATCAGCCCCTAGCGGTATCGTTGCTGATCAGTTAGCTCGCGCTTTAGCGCCTTTAAGTGTTCACGAAGATGCGGATAACGATCAATACCAACCGCCTGAATCGCTACATCTGCTAGCGAGTGCGAACGGGTATTGTCTGACAACCGATAGTCACGTCATCAATTCACGCCTGCAACTACACGATATTCTGCCTGCGATAGCGCGCTACTGCATGACACAAACAGCCCGCCCTGGCCACGTGGCATTAGATATTGCTCTATTAAGTAAACCGCAACAGCTTATCGCCTGCGTACTTCCCACTCCCTTAACCACGCAGATGCTAACCGCGCTGAACGCAGTGGCAAACCAGCATGAATTTAACCTTTCTCGTGGCGCACACCTCTCCATGCAGGCTCCTACTGATCTAATTCCTCTTAATTTACCACTGACCGACAGCGCGTGGCGGCCCACAAACCAACAGTTCTGTACGGCGGTGGTTTGGCTTACCCCTGACACCCCAGAGCAACAAGCACCGCTATCAGCCCTATCACTACTGGGCGCGCTATTAGCGGTTGCCTATGAAGGAAAACAGGGCCTCAGTCCTGAAGCACTACAAACGCTGGAAGCTTTTTGTCAGCAGTCACAACGCAGCACGCTACCCTTAGATAAGCATGGTCATCAACTAGACCAATGGTTGTTCCAGCACATGCTTACACCTGCTTCCCATGCCGCTGTATAG
- a CDS encoding sulfurtransferase has protein sequence MKRLFIVTVGVLGMASQAQALEMTPLVDAQWLDEHLDAPSLVVLDVRSSIDNGGDGESFLQAHIPGSRYTSYTDDGWRETRDSVAGLMPEVSSLEALIGSLGISNDSDVVIVPAGTGPTDFGSAARVYWTLKVLGHDDVAILNGGFSGWQQQGYEIASDAPASFEPTRFEASLREYLVASTEDVEAARETQAQLVDARPSDYFAGETKSPAARVAGTIPGARSLPHQSHLNVQNGAYYLDVDGLQSRINDADLDSRERTIAFCNTGHWAATDWFVLSEVAGFDNIAMYDGSMAAWTISDSRPVQFAREGIKQVRELLN, from the coding sequence ATGAAACGCTTATTTATCGTGACTGTCGGTGTGTTGGGTATGGCTTCCCAGGCTCAGGCGTTGGAAATGACGCCGTTGGTTGATGCGCAGTGGCTTGACGAGCACCTCGACGCGCCATCGTTGGTGGTCTTGGATGTGCGGTCTTCAATTGATAATGGCGGAGATGGAGAGAGCTTTTTGCAAGCTCACATTCCAGGTAGCCGTTACACCAGCTACACCGATGATGGCTGGCGTGAAACCCGTGACAGCGTGGCGGGGTTAATGCCTGAGGTCAGTTCTCTGGAAGCGCTGATAGGCAGCTTGGGAATTAGCAACGATAGCGACGTAGTGATCGTACCTGCTGGTACAGGGCCAACCGATTTTGGCAGCGCAGCGCGGGTTTATTGGACTCTGAAAGTACTTGGTCATGATGACGTAGCCATTCTAAACGGCGGTTTTTCAGGTTGGCAGCAGCAGGGGTATGAGATTGCCAGCGATGCGCCAGCATCGTTTGAACCAACACGCTTCGAAGCGAGCCTGCGTGAGTATTTAGTGGCGAGTACGGAAGACGTTGAGGCCGCCCGTGAAACACAGGCACAGTTAGTCGATGCGCGCCCCTCTGACTACTTTGCTGGTGAGACAAAGTCTCCAGCCGCGAGGGTGGCGGGTACCATACCGGGGGCGCGTAGCCTTCCTCACCAGAGCCACTTGAACGTTCAAAACGGCGCTTATTATCTTGACGTTGATGGTTTGCAATCACGTATTAATGATGCTGATTTAGATAGCCGTGAACGCACCATTGCTTTTTGTAATACAGGGCATTGGGCTGCGACCGATTGGTTTGTATTAAGCGAAGTAGCAGGCTTTGACAATATTGCCATGTACGATGGCTCAATGGCGGCCTGGACAATTAGCGACTCACGTCCTGTTCAGTTTGCTCGTGAAGGGATCAAGCAGGTGCGCGAGCTGTTGAATTAA